A single genomic interval of Candidatus Marinimicrobia bacterium CG08_land_8_20_14_0_20_45_22 harbors:
- the nth gene encoding endonuclease III gives MENKTRSEKSDISSVIFPRLSAAYPTAHCALNHTNPRELLIATILSAQCTDKRVNMVTPGLFQKYPTAQAFADADLEELKNDIRSTGFFNNKAKAIKSAMKSVSDKFGGEIPRTMEELLQLEGVGRKTANVVLGDAFGVPGIVVDTHVKRLANLLGLTKNADPEKIEQDLMKQFPKEQWTMLGHLLIEHGRVVCIARRPQCGQCVLNDICPSA, from the coding sequence ATGGAAAATAAAACTAGAAGCGAAAAATCTGATATTTCTTCCGTAATCTTCCCCCGCCTCTCCGCCGCCTATCCGACGGCGCACTGCGCGCTGAATCATACCAATCCCCGCGAGCTGTTGATTGCGACCATTCTTTCAGCCCAGTGTACCGATAAGCGTGTCAACATGGTTACGCCAGGACTTTTCCAGAAATATCCGACCGCGCAAGCCTTCGCGGACGCCGATCTCGAAGAACTCAAGAACGACATCCGCTCGACCGGCTTTTTCAACAATAAAGCCAAGGCAATCAAATCCGCCATGAAATCGGTCAGCGATAAATTTGGCGGCGAAATTCCCAGAACGATGGAAGAACTTCTGCAACTCGAAGGTGTCGGCCGCAAAACCGCCAATGTCGTTCTCGGCGATGCTTTTGGCGTGCCGGGAATCGTAGTCGATACACACGTCAAACGGCTGGCGAACCTGCTCGGACTGACAAAAAACGCCGACCCGGAAAAAATCGAACAGGATTTGATGAAACAATTCCCAAAAGAACAATGGACGATGCTCGGACATTTGCTGATCGAACATGGCCGGGTGGTTTGTATCGCCCGCCGTCCGCAATGCGGTCAATGTGTTCTGAACGATATTTGCCCATCTGCTTAG